The genomic segment GATATGGGAGCGTTGGCTGCCTAGAAAACCTTCTCTCACTAACCTTTATGCCCATAAGGACTAAGCCATTCTTCTTGAGGACAATCCCccagccatcttgctctgccctAACACCCATGggtaacttttacatttttaaaattatactttaagttctggggtacatgtgcagaacatgcaggtttgttgtataggtatacacatgccatggtggttttgctgcatccatcaccccgtcatctacattaggtacttcttcCAATGCTatgcctccccaatccccctacctcCTACTATCCTTccctaccccctgacaggcccccgGTGAGTGTTTTTTAAATCTGCTGGTGCTGGGAAAGGGTCACTAGTAGCGAAGGATCTTTCATTTCCCTTTACCCAAGCCTGTTAACTTTCAAAAGAAGAAGTGACTAACAGCCCCCATTGATGCCTACTAACAAAACCAGGTACAGGTTGCTGAAGACAGATATTGCTTGCGTTTAATGGAATCTCACTTACTGTGTTCACAGTAGATAATTGTGGTGGTTGAAGGATGTTTTTCAAGAGTGTGAAAGGGCCCTGAATGCATCTGATAGGATGGTGGTATAGAGATGCTGGGATCTAGAGGCACATCTCAAACCCTGTCAAGCTGGTATCAGCCTCAGCAGCATCTAACTGTCAGTGTCCCCAATTGAAAAAGAGAATTCTAGGATGCAGAAATCATGGGGCTAATCTTGTattcttatattatttataatggtCTTATCAGATCACTAAGAAATTGGCAAATCAAAGGGCAAGCAACACTCATGGGGATTTGGGATAACCAACGGAATTACTGCAGAGGAAGGAGAatcctgaagctcagagaagattGAGACACTAGAGGAGGATTATGGGTTCAGGGGCAAGGAAGCCCCTTCATTCGCTCACTGACAGCTTCACATTCTCAAAGATACAAAGACAAATGACATGAATGCAagggtaattatttatttatggatcATGTGGAGTCAGGTGTTATTCATGTAGAGTTCCCCTGGCTGTAACAAAGTCAGAAATTTAGAGCAAACTTTAATCCTTGGTGAATTTCTGAGTCTTCTTCTGCAGTTAGGGGAGATTCTAAAGATGCAGGGATGATGTCTTTGTGTGTGACATGATGGAAACCAGGTCACAGAACTTGTCACAAGAGGATGTGGGGTCCAGGAAGGGAGGATATCAGAGTCCAGGTGACAAAGCATTCATACTAATTaagcagagaagagaaataacacAGGAATTTGTTAAACATTCCTTGGATTGCATGAAGGATGAAGATAAATTctattatagagaaaaataataaagaaatggatCCGGCCCTGTGTTCTAACTTATGTTGTAAACCAGAATAGGAGGAggaaggatgttgagtattgacTTTTGCTTTTTTACTATTGTTAATGCCATCTTAACCATCCCCCAAGTGAAtttatgaaaaagagaaaggaagtaaTAAAGGGTCCTAGGTTTGTTTCTGCCATCTTCAGCATTAGAAGTTTTGAAGAATTTTTGATACGTTGAGGAATAATGGCAAACTCTGTAGATATCTCTTGTTAAATACTTGCTTTATGCAAGCTGCTAAGactttcacatacattatctGAATAAAGCCCCACAATAAATCAAAGGCAGTTGAGGAAACTTAGAGTCTATTTTCCAGGTTGGCAGAAAATGGGAAGGTCAGACAGTCCCATTCCCAGGTTAGAAGTCAAGGACATACAGAGTACAAAGGAAGAAATGTGGATCATAAGTTGGAGGGTGAGATGGCCTCCTGGGAGATGGTCCACAAACACAGAAACATATTTGAGTTTCATACAACCTACTACTCTTTTTCCATTTCGAACATGAAGTCTTAGTGATTTTTAGCAATTACTGGGCCCTTTTCACAAGTATTATATCCACAGCAGCTCTGTATGCTAGGCATggttgtttcctctttttttttttttttttttttggtctttttttttttctccctttcatgGAGAATcgcatcttgctatgttacccaagttggtctcgaactcctgggctcaagcaatcctcccacctctgtctccctaagtgctgggattacaggtatgaggtaCCGCACCTGGtccattgtttcctttttaagtttTAGGTTATTTGCTCAAAGCTCATGGGAGGATTGAGTCCTCTATCCAGGTCTTCCAATTCCAGATTTCAAGCTTTTCCTCACAAGCATCCCTACCAAATTATTTTGGGTGCAAACTCCTAATGCTGTTGGAAGGCACTGGTCCCTGGGCCACCCTCTCTCCATTAGAGTCAGAAATCACCAACCTGAAGGCTTAGGCTGCTCCCCCATCTCAGGCCTAGAGACATCGATCTGTCGAGGGAGAACAGAACAAATTCAGACACCAACACCAGtttatttttcagagagaaaCCAGATGATTCTCCAAGTTAGCACAGAGGGGACTGATTTGGGGGGTATTACTTCCTTGAGATTGTTTCTTTCTGTAACACAGGAATTTAGGAAGAGAACACCAGAAATCTAAACTTATCAACTTTGGTCAAGTCAAGtatgttttccttaaaaatttcatGTTCTTCACAATATTTCACAAACCTCTCCTTGATCTGTGAGCTCACATCTGGTGTTTGGGCTGTGGGAAGAGTGACAGTAACTGTCATGTCTTAGATATTCATCATAGAGGCAAATGAGGGGACCAGGATCCAGATAGATGGGAAAATGAATGGCACCCATTGGATGCCCAATTTGACATTAGTAGGATATCTTTCTAGCACAATGAAAGATCATAATTCCCTATCACTGAGCCTAGGGATTATTAAAGGTAAGCATCTGTgttcagagaaagagagatggccCAGAATAAGTTGGGAAGACCACTTTGTATCTAAGGTTCTTGCCTTCCCCCCTTTTCCCATCCCAAGATGAGTGTCAGCATGAAAATACTCTACCATAGCGCTCCATCAGTTGGAATGTTTCCCCATCCCTGAAATTcttgtcattaaaaaatatgtaattatcatAGTCCACTTCAAGTATGTTAACTACATTGTGTCCATGATCTGTGGAAGAAACAGAACACATCTCAGAACTCCTTTGGTCTATAGAAAGCCGTTGAAACCCTTTACCTGTTCTCATTGACAACACAAGTTCAAGTACATATCCTGTTAGGAGTAGTGAGGATGTTTAATATCTTCCATTTGCATCTCCCTGGGCTTCAGGAGGCAAATTCTGTGAAAAGGGTAGATTGACCACTAGTGGTCAAAAAATGTAGGCCCGGTAGTAACTCACTCCTTATCATCCCCCTGAGACCTACCCACCTCCAACAGCATCTCTGCCAGAGAGGTGTCTCTGTTCTCTCTATAAGCCCCAATGGCGTTACTTACGTGACGCTACATCCTGAGCAATGTGCTGTGACAATGACCACCAGATATCCAGAAAGCCAGGCAGAGAACGAGAAGCTGTCCTGccaatttactttatttatttatttattgacgaggtctcactttgtcgcccaggctggagtgcagtggcgcaaacttggctcactgcaacctccaccttctgggtgcaagcaattgattctcctgcctcagcctcccaagtagcttggatcacaggtgcgtgccatgatacctggctaatttttgtatttttagtagagacagcgttttgccatgttggccaggctggtgtcaaactcctgacctcaggtgatctgcctgcctcagcctcccaaagtgctgggattacatgtgtgagctaccatgcctggccccagtttGCATTTTTTCCCCTGCCAATTAACTTTTGTTGCAGGAGGTGCATATGACCAACTCACCTTCCTTAAGCTGATGgtatcatgtgccaggcactggcttTTACATGCAAGGTTCTCCCAAATTCAGGTTATTGGCTATTTGATGGCCCCCATTTTATTACCAAAATAGTTATTGATCAGAAATTGATCAAGATCCCGAAGATACTGGGGTTTAGTAAATTCCTTGCAGTTGGAAGTATAATTTAGAAagacttaaagaaatatttacagtCAATGCTACATATGGCATTCTTTTCTGTTGGTTTACAAGCCAAATTAATTTCAGTACACTTTCCATTTTCACTGTAAAACAGAATAAATTGATGCCCAGTAGCTATTGATGAGGCTGGCTCCCTCTCCCTCTACTCTGCCAGTAACTTGAGTTTCTGATTCaacttttgaacattttttggTACAATTATCAAAGGCCTTCTATGTGTATTATTTCACATGATTTGATATGTTAAGAATGACTTAAACAATGACTTCTAGCACTGTTGCTACTGTTGCTACTTCCCATTGTTGCTATTACTACATCTGCTTGTCTAGATCATTAGCTGAATGTTCACCACATGCCAGATTCTCAAGTTAAGTGCTTTACAAATGTGACCTTTcttggtacacacacacacacacaccccaaaacaaaaaaacatgaggAAGAATTATTCTCATCCCATTTTACCCATGGGAAAATGAAGGTGGAAAGAGATTAGTTTTCTTTGTAACACAATTGGTAACTGAAAGATTCAAATTCAGGCTGTTGGTTCCAAATTTAATTTGCTTAACCTATGCTATAGTGTCATACTCCTCATGATTCTGGTATCCCTATACCTCCTGCTTCCCCCACTCCAATTAAATTTATTCTCGTTACCAACTCTTGTCTCTGAATCTTGAAAAGCCCCAGATCCATCAAATCCTGGATCAGTGCACGCATGTGTGTTCGAGACCATACCAgggcttctgttttttttccccaactaAAAAAGGCCGTACTTACATTTCATGCAACTTAAAAGTCAGAGAAGATTCCCCCTGGTAACCAATGTGTTCCACAAAAACCCTCATATTTCCATCTTCTTCTATCTCTTCTCTCTGGTTAGAGGCTATGAGAACAAAATACCACTCTCCTGAAATCTGCAATAAATAAGTAAGATGATTGAGTGAGAAAAGAGGAGTGGTGATACCACATGGACACTTCTTTTCTTGAACTCTGGCCTGTGGGCTGGGGCTCATAATGGTGAAGTGAAGATAGAATTAGAACTCAGATCAGTTGGTACCATAGCTAGGGCTCTTTCCACTGCCCCTTCAGGGAGGATGGAGATCCCTAAGCATTGTCATCTTTTCATTTGGTACAGCTGCTCTTAACCCAAGGTCAGAAACCAACCCTTTTATCTGAAATCTTACGGAACTCCTGCCCTACAATAGGACCCACAAGGCTTCAGAATCCCTGAAACTACTCCCCAAAGCCAGAAGTCACTGTGCTCCATAACTCTACCTTTGGCAGATCAAAGTTGCTTGTCACAGTGTTATTGTTTTCTTCCTGCTGGGCACAGACGAGGGTCAGCCCCAGACACAGCAACAGCAGCTTCATCTTGGCAGGGGATAGCACTGCCTCCTCCACAGTTGCTGGGGGTGAGTCTTTCTCTAGCAGTAGCTCCACTCTCCAGCTCATCTGTCTTTATATCCATTCTGTATccagtttttttccccttgggGCACTCActaccttttccttccttctccgtGAAATGGTCTTTCCTTCACCGGTGTGTGGCCAAGGATTGTTTCTGCCCTTTTGAAACTTGGCAATCTCATTTCTTTTAGATCTAGTTAGTGACCTTAAATTTCCCAGAACACATTATCAAGAAAAATAGCAGATGCCCTAAAGGGCTCTCATTTGGAACCAGATTTAACTGTGGATCTGGCTTATAACTGGAAAGCCAATTATGTGTGGCAGGAATGGGCATAACTGAGAAACAGAATGTGCCAGCATCTCTGTTCTACCTCTCATACAAAACGTGAAATTAGATGAGTTACTCAATTTTTACAAGGCCCAGAAACAAAGAAACTATTCTACCAAAGATGAAAGCACCTATCACAAAGCATTAAAATACGGTTGAAcaaaaaaaatgtctttgaagTATGGTGTCCAGTATTCAGTATATTCAAATTCCCTTTCCTTATTCTCTGAAGCCAGTTTCTGCAGCCTTCCATCTCCCCGCAATGAGTGAACAAGTATTTAGTCACTATGTGTATGTCTTTAGCACAGGCCCATAAGAGAAAAGAAGTACAAGATATTCCTTCCTTCAAAGAACCCTCAGTGAAGTTGGAAAAGTGTTTCACATACTTAGTGAAAGTTTAATCCTAAAAGCACATTAAATGACCCAGTTGAGTAACCTAATAAAGTTACTATTTATAATAGTAATGGAGCTCTGCAGGCACTGCCATCTTTTCATATGGTACAATTGAaaaggggctggagtgggggcATCATGTCAAAAGTGCCTAAGAGCACAGGTTTTGGAGTCATGAAGACCTGGGTTTCATTATTCTCTTTGCCATTTTGAAGCCATGAAGACATACTGTGAATTCTCTCTGAGCCTTCTCTCTGTCAGTTTCCTCCTAACAGGGCTAATGATACCCGTTGAATACACTGCTAGGGATTCAATGGAGTGATGAGCATAAAACCCCCACCATAATGTCTAGCACACATTGAGCTGGTGGGTCAGAGAACGCTTTCTGGATAAGGTAGGGCTTGTAGTAGGTGTTGAAAGTCAGGGAGGGTATGGAGACATGGAGTGTATGTGGAACAGCATTCCGGGAGGGAGGAATATCATGAGATAACATGCCACCAGCCAGGGTTGTTATATGGCTCATTTCTGCCTTGCACAAATGGCCTTCTTCTGCACCCCCAAAACCAGAAAGAGGTTGGCATAATGGGAGGAGCTGAGTGCAGGGCAATGAATCTGGGAATGGTGACATTCTGTCTGTAGCCTGCTTAGAAAGTCATCCCAGGCTCTTGTGTGAGCTTTCCTGGTTCATGCTCAACTGACGTTTAGTCACTGGTGTTTTGAGGCCTATGTCACTTCACCATCATAGGTAGCTGTGGGTTTTCCTGGCCCTGAGATAGAAGAACTGAGGTTGATAAGTAGCGACAAAGGCTGTGTACTTTATTTCCTCCATTTGAGTCTCTTCAAGAATTGATGGCAGCCTGTGAGCCATCAGATTTGCAAAATGAACCCCACTCTTCCTGGATCATGATGCTGAGGGGAGAGTCAGCTACCGTGGCTGATTCCGCCGTTCTGATCCCCCACTGCCACTTGTAACTCTGCACTCTTACAGCACCAGATTGTAACTCTCCTTCTGTTTTCATTCCCTATGAGAAGGTAAACTCCCTTCTGAAAATTGAGATATCTTTCTTGTTGTACTGATACATAGTATCACTTGTACTGAATACATGGTATTATCTTTGGAGTGTTTGTATACTAAATCCTACTATAAAAGCACTAGGGATTCTTGATATTAGAGGCAACCTTCTAGAAAATCCTTTTGGAAATAGGAATATTATGTTTGGGTGATGATATCCTAATTTATATTATCGGGCCACAGGAATAGAGGGAGAGCCTAGGACTAAAGTCTGTGATCAGAAGCCTCCGATGGGATGATCTTACTTAGTAAAATCTGAGTTGAATATATCACTCTCTGGCTGCTCCACTTCAAATCTACCACATTTTTGGTGGTTGGTTTATGCATTGCCAGAACAGCCTGTAATCACTGAGGTAGCAAGGTCGAGGCTTCAAAAATACCCAAGAAGTGTGATGTAATCTAGCTAGAAAATTGGTAAGAGAAAACCCAGACAAATCAAAGCTGAactaatattaaaatgtaaaatcaacCAGGAGGGATGCTTTGCTTTATGACAGGATTCCATTAAATAATACTCTAGTACTGCCTTTGAATATTTGTGCTAGGAAGTACAGATTATAACCTGACAACAGTTTCACAAATTGTAGATGACCAATAAATATTACATCAAATGAAGTGTAGACTTCTGTTGTGGGGAGGATTGGAAGAAGTAGAGAGATAGAGAagaatgacaaaaaagaaaaaaagaataaccacTGATGTTAGCCTCTCTCAGACTGTGTAGAAAgtataaacacataaaacaaaGATTTAATTTACAAAAGTTCATTTGACCACCCATCTCTAGGGAATACATCTATTGTATAACACAAGATACACAGGGTATGGAATTTAGCTGTAATTTGTCTGTCATGCAGCAATTTGCTTTAGGAAATgatgctactaattttttttaagatgataaTTCAACTTAATTCAAAGAACATTATCCAGTGCCTCTTCTATTAAACCTATACCAGGCACTTTGAGGGCTAAAGAGAGAAAGCAGATGGGGGCTgtgccctcaaactcctggccgctGTGGGgatgatttaaaaacaaacaaactacaaggtctaaagtgaaaaaaaattaggaaaacagaGGTGGCAATAGTAATGAAGAAGAGGAGTAACAGGAGAAAGACTGACCACCTAATTCTAGGCATggagccagaaattttttttgagcAGGACTTTATCTAAGGAACACAAATTCACAAGATAAGGGTGAAATATAGCaagctgttgctttttttttttttttagaggtgtctcactctgtcactcaggctagagtgcagtggtgccatctcagctcactgcaacctctgcctcccgggttcagagaTCCTCCAAACTCTTCCCCGaaagtagctagaaccacaggcatgtaccaccacacccagctaatatttttggtatttttagcagaggcgggGTCTcgctattgccaggctggtctcaagttcctgagttcaagtgatctgcccacctcagcctcctaaagtgctgggattacaggcatgagtgactgcacccagccagctagCTTTAATGGACCTCTCCTGATGCAGTGGAGAGGGAAACAGTGGCGGGTCTCTGGGGAGTAAAGGTTCTGTGCTTTCCAGCAGGGAGAAAGGATGAGATGAGCTGTCCTGCAAGCCACCAGCCCCCAAGGAAGTGACTCCTTCCTTTCTGCCAGGGAAGGAAGAATGCTTGTGATGAATGAGTCTTGGTCTGTTCAGCAGTAGCAGATGGACCAAGTGTACATTTGTTATCTGTCACCATCCTAGAGAGGTGGcctttggatcttctcttttatGAGACTAACTGAGTAGGATTCTAACTCTTGTCAAGGTTAATTCCAGGGCTGAATTCTACAACATATGCATTTGCCACAACATCATGTTATaccacaaatacataaaaatttttacttgtcagtaatttttaaaaaaaagattacaaaaaaaaaaagtcattgcaaGGCCAAGCTACCCAAGCCCCACAAACCCATCAATCTTTTAAGAACACGGCATTGACACCTGAATCCAAACTGCTGTATTAACAGTCAAGTTGCGTCAGCTAGTTTTATATTTGGGGCCTTTAGACTTCAACAGACTTAGAAACAATCtggtaataaaagaaagaaggtcTTGTTTTAAGTCATATCTGCCCAAGGAGCTCCAAGCACAGAACTGTGCCAGAGTCTACTTACCATGACTAATGTTTATAATTGGGATGTATTTTTGCAGCAGTGTAGGTTTCATCTGTCCTGGGGacacataaacaaaaacagtATTTTGATGCTGGAAATAAAAGAACTCAGTAAGTTTTGATGAGTGTTCAAcaaacattatcttatttaattctcataatagcTCTATGTGAGAGATATCATTGTCCTGTTTTACAGTGGTATGAACCAAGAATCAGAAAGGTGAAGTAATTTTACCAAGGTCACTTTGCCAATAAATGAGCGAGCCCATTTGTGAACAAACTGATTCCAAAGCCCCTACTCTTATTGATTCCTCTACACAGGTCAGGGCTTGATGTTGAACATGAAGGgcagatggctgaatagaaggaACAGTAATAAGTAACACTGTAGACCCTTAGAGAAATTTGCCTGATAGTTGCTACCAAAGAAACTGCATGCAGATTTCTTAAAAACATGGTACCATGAGGGTAGCTGCAAGAGTTTGATCAAGTGAAGGCAGAGTAACAACCCTCTCCtgatcaacaaatatttgatggATGAATAGGGAGTACTGCTCTCCTATTAAGGAATTAGAAGATGCCTTTGTAGCAAAAAATAAGAACTATTCCCTTCCATTTATGGTGTCAAGTTAAGCACCTGGTCATCAACCACATTATGCCTCCCGTACCCAACTTCGATTTGTCAGAGGTAGGGTCATGGAACACAGTGACTTCTGACTATGCTTCTGCCCAATATAGGGCATTTTATACATGACCTAAGGGAAGGGTGACAGTCAGCCAGGTTGTTGAAAAATGACAGACCCAGTGTGTGGGTAAGAGGTTTATGGAGTCCACATATGACCAGATGACAGTCCATTTATAACCCAGTAACTAGCTGACTGGAAATGGACTTAATGACCTTGACCTCACTCACACTTGTGATTAATTGGACAATTCATTCATTGAGAAAGTCAATGGGAATATTCAAGTCCTGTTATATAATACCAAGGCATATTCAGTTCCAAGAATATCAAGAAACACAAGCTTATTTGATTCATGTGCCAGAGTGGAAGTATTCCTTGGTCTAGCATCCAGGATGATTATCCATTCTGCTGATACTGGCTCAAAACTTGCTCTAAAATATCTACTCCTTTTACCAAGAGAAGATTGCTGGGAGCTACCAACGCTCCATCTGTGTCAGCTGGATGCCAGCACCCCCTCCCATAACAGATGCTAATACAGACTTAGGAAGGCAAAAGGTTTATTGGGGAATAACActtgtgaaaggaaaaaagagaaagcagaattaGGGAAGGGGAGTTGCCAGACAATGATGTAGATCTGATGACATCTCTGTCAGCCCAGTGGGCATCTCTGGAGCATGTGAGAGGAGTTCCGAGTTAGGTAGAAATGGATAGGCCTTTGTACCACAGTTTTGCCCAGTCGTTGGCTGGGGCCACCTGAGAAGACCGGTACCTCAACTCAAGAGTTGAGGCAAATCTGAATGAGTTAACGGTTGAAGGCTGTCAGCAAAGGGGCCACTCCTCACAGCTGGGCAATGAGTCCTTTCTTGAAGGAGGAATCTAAGCAACATGTCTTTATGTCCAGCACACCATCCTAGTATCGATAATAGGTAgacttcttttccctcttttttagtCTAATATTTCCATCACAATATGAGGGCTCCTtgcaggtaagaaaaaaaaaacctcagtgaTGCCTACCTCCAGATCTACTCAGTATCATTCTCCAAGTACTTACTTACATGTGGCCCTAGGCCACCATCTTGGTCTCTCTCAATAGTACATCATTTAGGAGGGGATGGGGGTTAGTCCAATGACCCTGACACCCCAGTTTTGTGGATGGGGAGGCAGTTTGGCAGTGGGAAGAACAATCCTAAGTCTTGGATCTTGGATGCCTGAGGGTAAGAGTTACGGAGCCCAAAGGTAGAGATTATTCACGTTATAGTTTTGCCACAGGTTGGacttaattttacaaataagaaaattttgcTTCACACTATCATTGTGAGGATTTGATGCAATTATCTATGTAAAGAGCTTGGGAcactgcctagcacatagtaagtgttcaattaaTGGAGGCTAatcatattatttcattgtgACCAACTTATTAATTCAACAGCTATTGCAGGCCTATATGTCCAAGCACAGAGACACTGTTGATCAAAATAGCTACAATCCTTGCCCTCACTGAGCTTttacagtgtttattttttatttatctatttttttgagatggagtctcacccagttgccaggctggagtgcagtggcacgatttcagctcattgcaacctttgcctcctgggttcaagtgattctcctatctcagtctcccgagtagctggactacaggtgtgcactaccatgtccagctaatttttgcatttttagtagagacagggtttcaccttgttggcaaagatggtctcgatctcttgacctcatgagatcaagaccatgatctcccaaagtgttggcattacaggtgtgagccactgcacccagctgtgtgtgtgttttttagaaATCTGCATATTCTGCATCCTATAAGGTCAAAAGCATGATCTGAGGGAAAAGACTAGCTAAGTATCTCTCTTCTAATTGCAGTCTTTACAAAAGCccctaatttctttcttcttttgctcatACGCCATTCCTCCTGGAAAGTCTTTGCTTCTCTACCTGTTCAAATATTACCCTATTACCCTTTCTCCAAAGCCCAGCTcaagactccttttttttttttcctttttgagacgtctgttgcccaggctacagtataGTGGCACGGTCACGGCTCaacgcagccttgacctcctgggctcaagtgatccttgcacctcagcctcccaagtaggcatgcaccactatgcctatccaattttgtattttttgtagagatgaagttgtaccatattgcccaggcttgtctcgaacccctgggctaaAGGGATCCACACACTTTgtcctcccagaatgctgggatcacaggtgtcagccactgcacctggccaagaattcCTCTTCCTTGCTTCTCTCAGCAGTCACCTTTTTCATCCTTTGTATGACCTGTTAAGTTAAATTTGGCCTGAGGCTGCCTCCACAATTAGGGTTCCTACATCATGAACTGCAACCTGACTTAATATGCAACTAACTGAAAGCCTAAGTAGGAGGATACTTTTGTAACAAATAGCTTAATTTCTGCCAATCACAGCAGCCAAGCTTGTCAATCACAGGGGACCAACTGATCAGACCATGCTGAAATCAGGCAAAGGCAGAGCTGTAACCAATCAAGTTATTTCTATACCTCACTTCCATTTCCTGTCCATAAATGTTGCCTATGCATCTTTAGGAGTGGAACCC from the Callithrix jacchus isolate 240 chromosome 1, calJac240_pri, whole genome shotgun sequence genome contains:
- the LOC100407496 gene encoding allergen Fel d 4-like, which produces MSWRVELLLEKDSPPATVEEAVLSPAKMKLLLLCLGLTLVCAQQEENNNTVTSNFDLPKISGEWYFVLIASNQREEIEEDGNMRVFVEHIGYQGESSLTFKLHEISMSLGLRWGSSLSLQYECFVTWTLISSLPGPHILL